The Helianthus annuus cultivar XRQ/B chromosome 16, HanXRQr2.0-SUNRISE, whole genome shotgun sequence genome includes a window with the following:
- the LOC110919149 gene encoding E3 ubiquitin-protein ligase Hakai-like yields the protein MLAPEPIPAHDPLPDHDPAPVDVPVVAPLLPDPIPAPADHAPFADQVDPRYAFTHNGWIEDDDDLPPFVRHVTPPPAPTHAPVDIAPFHPHVSDIHRTDLSVTFLQDIPPPRPGEGPSSQQPSHIPHVSAAFPFVPQFTHTAPSASAPSSEPLIWFPPNTMPVSDPYNPSHYTGYTRDDLLLSLQLQHELCRRVMELERIPHPPPCTYPSPFAIPPAPLLPYPDFDVRFLTMEQQISYLLRTVYALEEKLAHVRSLLFVPPPLPPPPSA from the coding sequence ATGCTTGCACCCGAGCCTATACCTGCTCATGATCCTCTGCCTGATCATGACCCTGCACCTGTAGATGTACCTGTTGTTGCACCACTTTTACCAGACCCTATACCTGCACCCGCTGACCATGCCCCTTTTGCAGACCAGGTAGATCCCCGTTACGCATTCACCCACAATGGGTGGATAGAGGATGACGATGACTTGCCTCCTTTTGTTAGGCATGTTACTCCCCCACCTGCACCTACACATGCACCCGTTGATATCGCCCCGTTTCACCCACATGTGTCTGACATTCACCGCACTGATCTATCAGTCACGTTCTTACAGGATATCCCTCCACCCCGACCGGGGGAAGGTCCATCGAGTCAGCAGCCCAGTCATATTCCTCATGTGTCAGCAGCTTTTCCCTTTGTGCCACAGTTTACACATACTGCTCCTTCTGCTTCTGCACCATCGAGCGAGCCACTGATTTGGTTTCCGCCCAACACGATGCCTGTTTCTGATCCATATAATCCTTCACATTACACTGGTTACACGAGGGATGATCTGCTTTTGTCGTTACAGCTCCAACATGAGTTGTGCCGTAGAGTCATGGAGTTAGAGAGGATTCCACATCCTCCACCTTGCACTTATCCGTCACCATTCGCGATTCCACCTGCTCCACTTCTGCCATACCCAGATTTTGACGTTCGTTTTCttactatggagcagcagattagTTACTTGTTGCGTACCGTTTATGCTCTTGAGGAGAAGTTAGCACATGTGCGCAGTTTGCTTTTCGTTCCTCCACCTCTtcctcctccaccatcagcatag